The Cucumis melo cultivar AY chromosome 5, USDA_Cmelo_AY_1.0, whole genome shotgun sequence genome has a segment encoding these proteins:
- the LOC103498351 gene encoding vacuolar protein sorting-associated protein 32 homolog 2, whose amino-acid sequence MFNRLFGKPKQEANALATLEKLSETLEMLEKKENVLVKKAAAEVERAKEFTRVKNKRAAIQCLKRKRLYEQQIEQLGNFQLRIHDQMIMLEGAKATTETVDALRTGASAMKAMQKATNIDDVDKTMDEINEQTENMKQIQEALSAPIGAAADFDEDELEAELEDLESAELEEQLLQPASTAPAAPVSVPAGRVPARPAPQKRTAEEDELAALQAEMAL is encoded by the exons ATGTTTAACAGGCTTTTTGGTAAACCTAAACAAGAAGCCAATGCTTTGGCTACGTTGGAGAAGCTAAGCGAG ACACTTGAAATGCTGGAGAAGAAAGAGAATGTTCTTGTGAAGAAGGCAGCTGCAGAGGTTGAAAGAGCTAAAGAATTCACAAGAGTGAAGAATAAACGAG CGGCTATACAATGTTTGAAGAGAAAGAGGCTATATGAACAGCAAATAGAGCAGCTTGGAAATTTCCAATTGCGCATCCATGACCAA ATGATTATGTTAGAAGGGGCAAAAGCTACAACGGAGACTGTAGATGCTCTAAGAACAGGAGCATCTGCAATGAAGGCCATGCAGAAAGCAAC GAATATTGATGATGTGGACAAGACAATGGATGAGATCAACGAGCAGACTGAGAATATGAAACAGATCCAGGAAGCGTTATCAGCTCCAATTGGTGCTGCAGCTGATTTCGATGAG GATGAATTGGAGGCAGAACTTGAAGATCTTGAAAGTGCGGAGTTGGAAGAGCAACTTCTCCAACCAGCATCAACAGCTCCAGCTGCACCTGTTTCAGTCCCGGCAGGCCGAGTTCCTGCACGCCCTGCTCCTCAAAAGAGAACTGCCGAAGAAGACGAACTCGCTGCTTTGCAAGCTGAGATGGCACTCTAA
- the LOC103498374 gene encoding 40S ribosomal protein S30 produces the protein MGKVHGSLARAGKVRGQTPKVAKQDKKKKPRGRAHKRMQYNRRFVTAVVGFGKKRGPNSSEK, from the exons ATGG GTAAGGTTCATGGATCTTTGGCTCGTGCCGGTAAGGTGAGAGGCCAGACACCAAAGGTTGCTAAACAAGATAAGAAGAAGAAGCCACGAGGACGTGCTCACAAACGGATGCAATACAACCGCAGATTCGTAACTGCCG TTGTTGGTTTCGGCAAGAAGAGAGGACCAAACTCGTCCGAGAAGTAA
- the LOC103498384 gene encoding 60S ribosomal protein L31 — MVEKTKGRKEEVVSREYTINLHKRLHGCTFKKKAPKAIKEIRKFAEKAMGTKDVRVDVKLNKHIWSRGIRSVPRRIRVRIARKRNDDEDAKEELYSLVTVAEIPAEGLKGLGTKVIEEDD, encoded by the exons ATGGTGGAGAAGACCAAAGGAAGAAAGGAGGAGGTAGTTAGCAGAGAGTATACTATTAACCTCCACAAACGCCTTCATGGCTG CACGTTTAAGAAGAAGGCTCCCAAGGCCATTAAGGAGATCAGGAAGTTCGCTGAAAAGGCCATGGGCACAAAGGATGTGAGAGTAGATGTGAAGCTGAACAAGCATATCTGGAGCCGGGGAATCAGGAGTGTGCCCAGAAGAATCAGAGTTCGCATTGCTCGCAAGAGAAACGATGATGAAGATGCCAAGGAAGAGTTGTACTCTCTCGTAACAGTTGCAGAAATCCCAGCAGAAGGACTGAAGGGACTTGGGACTAAAGTCATTGAGGAAGACGATTGA